Proteins encoded by one window of Streptomyces sp. NBC_01571:
- a CDS encoding 6-phosphofructokinase: MRVGVLTGGGDCPGLNAVIRGIVRKGVQEYDYDFVGFRDGWRGPLENDTVRLDIPAVRGILPRGGTILGSSRTNPLKQENGIRRIKENLAKQEVEALIAIGGEDTLGVAARLHDEYGIHVIGVPKTIDNDLSATDYTFGFDTAVGIATEAIDRLHTTAESHMRVLVVEVMGRHAGWIAIHSGLAGGANVILIPEQRFDVDQVCAWVTSRFKASYAPIVVVAEGAMPKDGDAVLKDGTLDSFGHVRLSGVGEWLAKEIERRTGKEARTTVLGHVQRGGTPSAFDRWLATRFGLHAIEAVRDGDFGKMVALRGTDIVRVPISEATAKLKTVDPKLYEEVGVFFG; this comes from the coding sequence ATGCGGGTCGGAGTACTGACCGGAGGCGGCGACTGCCCCGGACTCAACGCCGTCATCCGGGGCATCGTCCGCAAGGGCGTGCAGGAGTACGACTACGACTTCGTCGGCTTCCGCGACGGCTGGCGCGGACCGCTCGAGAACGACACCGTCCGGCTCGACATCCCCGCCGTCCGCGGCATCCTGCCCCGTGGCGGCACCATCCTCGGCTCCTCGCGGACGAATCCGCTCAAGCAGGAGAACGGCATCCGGCGCATCAAGGAGAACCTCGCCAAGCAGGAGGTCGAGGCGCTCATCGCGATCGGCGGCGAGGACACCCTGGGCGTGGCCGCGCGCCTCCACGACGAGTACGGCATCCATGTCATCGGTGTCCCCAAGACCATCGACAACGACCTGTCCGCCACCGACTACACGTTCGGCTTCGACACGGCGGTCGGCATCGCGACGGAGGCGATCGACCGCCTGCACACCACCGCCGAGTCGCACATGCGCGTCCTCGTCGTCGAGGTGATGGGCCGTCACGCCGGCTGGATCGCCATCCACTCCGGGCTCGCGGGCGGCGCGAACGTCATCCTCATCCCCGAACAGCGCTTCGACGTCGACCAGGTCTGCGCCTGGGTCACGTCACGCTTCAAGGCCTCGTACGCGCCGATCGTGGTCGTCGCCGAGGGTGCCATGCCCAAGGACGGCGACGCGGTGCTCAAGGACGGCACGCTCGACTCCTTCGGCCACGTCCGGCTCTCCGGCGTCGGGGAGTGGCTGGCCAAGGAGATCGAGAGGCGCACCGGCAAGGAGGCCCGCACCACGGTCCTCGGCCACGTCCAGCGCGGCGGTACCCCCAGTGCCTTCGACCGCTGGCTCGCCACCCGCTTCGGTCTGCACGCCATCGAGGCCGTCCGCGACGGCGACTTCGGCAAGATGGTCGCCCTGCGCGGCACGGACATCGTCCGGGTCCCGATCTCGGAGGCCACGGCCAAG
- a CDS encoding response regulator transcription factor, which yields MVVDDHPMWRDAVARDLAAAGFAVVATAGDGEQAVRRARAVGPDVLVLDLNLPAKPGVQVCKELVGANPALRVLVLSASGEHADVLEAVKSGATGYLLKSASTEELTDAVRRTAVGDPVFTPGLAGLVLGEYRRLASEPVPAAGAGEPKAPQLTDRETEVLRLVAKGLSYKQIAERLVISHRTVQNHVQNTLGKLQLHNRVELVRYAIERGLDEA from the coding sequence ATGGTGGTGGACGACCACCCCATGTGGCGCGACGCCGTGGCCCGTGATCTCGCCGCGGCCGGTTTCGCCGTGGTGGCCACGGCGGGCGACGGCGAGCAGGCGGTGCGGCGTGCACGGGCCGTCGGCCCGGACGTTCTCGTGCTCGACCTGAACCTGCCGGCCAAGCCCGGTGTCCAGGTCTGCAAGGAGCTGGTCGGAGCCAACCCCGCGCTGCGCGTCCTCGTGCTGTCGGCCAGCGGTGAGCACGCCGACGTCCTGGAGGCGGTGAAGTCCGGGGCGACCGGCTATCTGCTGAAGTCGGCGTCCACGGAGGAGCTGACCGACGCGGTGCGCCGTACGGCGGTCGGCGACCCGGTGTTCACCCCGGGGCTCGCGGGCCTGGTCCTCGGCGAGTACCGCAGGCTCGCCTCCGAGCCGGTGCCGGCCGCGGGAGCGGGCGAGCCCAAGGCCCCGCAGCTGACCGACCGCGAGACCGAGGTGCTCCGCCTGGTGGCGAAGGGCCTGAGCTACAAGCAGATCGCCGAGCGGCTGGTCATCTCCCACCGCACGGTCCAGAACCATGTGCAGAACACCCTGGGCAAGCTCCAGCTGCACAACCGGGTGGAGCTGGTTCGCTATGCCATAGAACGTGGTCTTGACGAGGCGTAA
- a CDS encoding MacS family sensor histidine kinase — MAKRERVMRMSVEQPLWRALTAYRVLTMLYAIGLFVTATARFAHPWVAVGYYAVLFVWTLATLPRVANAASCTKRFLAVDLAVALTGILLTPVAVTHHSIVDGGPTLPSIWTAGSVLAFAIKGGWRWAAFASTLVAVANLVERGAPTRDTVHNVILVWVASIAIGYVVEVARASELTLARALEIEAATRERERLARDIHDGVLQVLAMVQRRGSALGGEAAELGRMAGEQEVALRTLVSGGLLPVSRVSEDAALGAVVRAVEEPDDDGSPVDLRLLLAPYATARVTLSEPGAPVPLPPVAARELAAAVGAALDNVRKHVGESARAWILVEDEPDTVIVTVRDDGPGIPEGRLAQAEGEGRLGVALSIRGRLRELGGAAELISVPGQGTEVELKVPKVRPRV; from the coding sequence ATGGCCAAGCGCGAGAGAGTCATGAGGATGTCGGTCGAGCAGCCGCTGTGGCGTGCGCTCACCGCGTACCGCGTGCTGACGATGCTGTACGCGATCGGGCTCTTCGTCACCGCGACAGCCAGGTTCGCCCACCCCTGGGTGGCCGTCGGCTACTACGCCGTCCTGTTCGTCTGGACCCTGGCGACCCTCCCCAGGGTCGCGAACGCGGCGAGCTGCACCAAGCGCTTCCTCGCCGTCGACCTGGCCGTGGCGCTCACCGGCATCCTGCTCACGCCGGTCGCGGTCACCCACCACAGCATCGTGGACGGCGGCCCCACGCTCCCGTCGATATGGACCGCGGGCTCCGTCCTGGCCTTCGCCATCAAGGGCGGCTGGCGCTGGGCGGCCTTCGCCTCCACGCTCGTCGCGGTCGCCAACCTAGTCGAGCGCGGCGCCCCCACCCGCGACACCGTCCACAACGTGATCCTCGTCTGGGTCGCGTCCATCGCCATCGGCTACGTCGTCGAGGTCGCCCGCGCCTCCGAGCTCACCCTCGCCCGCGCCCTGGAGATCGAGGCCGCCACCCGCGAACGCGAGCGCCTCGCCCGGGACATCCACGACGGGGTCCTGCAGGTTCTCGCCATGGTGCAGCGGCGCGGCAGCGCCCTCGGCGGCGAGGCCGCGGAGCTGGGCCGGATGGCGGGCGAGCAGGAGGTGGCGCTGCGCACGCTGGTCTCCGGCGGTCTGCTGCCCGTCTCGCGGGTGTCCGAGGACGCCGCGCTCGGCGCGGTCGTACGGGCCGTCGAGGAGCCGGACGACGACGGGAGCCCCGTCGATCTGCGGCTGCTGCTCGCCCCGTACGCCACCGCGCGCGTGACCCTCTCCGAGCCGGGCGCCCCGGTGCCGTTGCCCCCGGTGGCCGCCCGGGAGCTGGCCGCGGCCGTCGGCGCCGCCCTGGACAATGTGCGCAAGCACGTCGGTGAGAGCGCCCGCGCGTGGATCCTGGTCGAGGACGAGCCGGACACGGTGATCGTCACCGTGCGCGACGACGGTCCGGGCATCCCGGAGGGGCGGCTCGCCCAGGCCGAGGGGGAGGGGCGGCTCGGCGTGGCCCTGTCGATCCGCGGTCGGCTGCGCGAGCTGGGCGGCGCGGCCGAACTGATCTCGGTCCCGGGCCAGGGCACCGAGGTCGAGCTGAAGGTACCGAAGGTCCGACCGAGGGTCTGA
- a CDS encoding 1-acyl-sn-glycerol-3-phosphate acyltransferase, whose protein sequence is MKFSIGGPLKLAFRPWVEGLENIPAEGPAILASNHLSFSDSFFLPAVLDRKVTFIAKAEYFTTPGVKGRMTAAFFKGVGQLPVDRSGGRGAGEAAVKSGIDVIERGELFGIYPEGTRSPDGRLYRGKPGGLARVALATGAPVIPVAMIDTEKIQPPGKVMPKLMRPGIRIGKPLDFGRYAGMEHDRFVLRAVTDEVMYEIMKLSGQEYVDIYATAAKRQIADAAKAEKQAQKEAEQAQREAAKAAGTEEGRAAGS, encoded by the coding sequence ATGAAGTTTTCCATCGGAGGGCCGCTGAAGCTTGCCTTCAGGCCCTGGGTGGAAGGCCTCGAGAACATTCCCGCCGAGGGCCCCGCCATCCTGGCAAGCAATCATCTGTCGTTCTCGGACTCGTTCTTCCTGCCCGCGGTCCTCGACCGCAAGGTGACCTTCATCGCGAAGGCGGAGTACTTCACGACGCCCGGCGTCAAGGGCAGGATGACCGCCGCGTTCTTCAAGGGCGTGGGCCAGCTCCCGGTGGACCGCTCCGGCGGGCGCGGCGCGGGCGAGGCGGCGGTCAAGAGCGGTATCGACGTCATCGAGCGCGGTGAGCTGTTCGGCATCTATCCGGAGGGCACGCGCTCGCCCGACGGACGCCTGTACCGCGGCAAGCCGGGCGGCCTCGCGCGCGTGGCCCTCGCCACCGGCGCCCCGGTCATCCCGGTCGCCATGATCGACACCGAGAAGATCCAGCCGCCGGGCAAGGTGATGCCCAAGCTGATGCGCCCGGGCATCCGCATCGGCAAGCCGCTCGACTTCGGCCGGTACGCGGGCATGGAGCACGACCGCTTCGTGCTGCGCGCGGTGACCGACGAGGTCATGTACGAGATCATGAAGCTCTCCGGCCAGGAGTACGTCGACATCTACGCGACCGCCGCCAAGCGGCAGATCGCGGACGCGGCGAAGGCCGAGAAGCAGGCGCAGAAGGAAGCCGAACAGGCGCAGAGGGAGGCCGCGAAGGCGGCCGGGACCGAAGAAGGACGGGCGGCCGGCTCCTAG
- a CDS encoding carboxylesterase, giving the protein MPVLPGAEPFRHEGGEVGVLLCHGFTGSPQSLRPWAEFLAERGLTVALPLLPGHGTRWEDMQLTGWQDWYAEVDRELRALRERCTRVFVFGLSLGGALALRLAAKHGDEVSGIVVVNPANRVHGAAAYALPVLRHFVPTVGGIASDIAKEGVTELGYDRVPLRAAHSMRNFYRIVDGELPQVTQPLLLLRSPQDHVVPPVDSARVLSRVSSTDVTEILLEQSYHVATLDHDADRVFEESYAFIGRLAPGVGERSGAVQAGQQEGTATGG; this is encoded by the coding sequence GTGCCGGTCCTTCCTGGAGCCGAGCCGTTCCGCCACGAGGGCGGAGAGGTCGGCGTCCTCCTCTGCCACGGTTTCACCGGGTCCCCCCAGTCACTGCGCCCCTGGGCCGAGTTCCTCGCCGAGCGCGGCCTGACCGTCGCGCTCCCGCTGCTGCCCGGACACGGCACGCGCTGGGAGGACATGCAGCTCACCGGCTGGCAGGACTGGTACGCGGAGGTGGACCGCGAACTGCGCGCCCTGCGGGAGCGCTGCACCAGGGTGTTCGTCTTCGGCCTCTCCCTGGGCGGCGCGCTGGCCCTGCGGCTGGCGGCGAAGCACGGGGACGAGGTGAGCGGCATCGTCGTCGTCAACCCGGCGAACAGGGTGCACGGGGCCGCCGCGTACGCCCTCCCCGTGCTCCGTCACTTCGTACCGACCGTGGGCGGCATCGCGAGCGACATCGCCAAGGAGGGCGTCACGGAACTGGGCTACGACCGGGTGCCCCTGCGGGCCGCGCACTCCATGCGGAACTTCTACCGGATCGTCGACGGGGAGCTGCCCCAGGTCACCCAGCCGCTCCTGCTGCTGCGCAGCCCGCAGGACCATGTGGTGCCGCCGGTGGACTCGGCCCGCGTGCTGAGCCGGGTGTCGTCCACGGACGTGACGGAGATCCTCCTGGAACAGAGCTACCACGTGGCGACGTTGGACCATGACGCGGACCGGGTCTTCGAGGAGAGCTACGCGTTCATCGGCCGGCTCGCGCCCGGCGTCGGCGAGCGGTCCGGCGCGGTTCAGGCGGGTCAGCAGGAAGGGACGGCCACTGGTGGCTGA
- a CDS encoding endonuclease/exonuclease/phosphatase family protein: MATTPLPHSHTEPDGSAVIRVLSYNIRSMRDDTDALARVISACAPDLVLIQEAPRFFRWRKKLARLAAASGQMILSGGAPAAGPALLCSLRATVERTEDVLLPLTPGQFRRGFATAVVRFGGARLGVLSCHLSLDADERHEQGGMLLDRLAALGTPHAVAGGDLNDRPDGRTFERLAASLQDGWATRPWGAEHTWIRDAPHRRIDAVFATKGVEILGCGVPLGHPGVTETDLRAATDHLPVLAALRVPAS, translated from the coding sequence ATGGCGACGACCCCGCTGCCCCACTCCCACACCGAACCCGACGGCTCCGCCGTGATCCGGGTGCTCAGCTACAACATCCGCTCGATGCGCGACGACACCGACGCCCTCGCGCGCGTGATCAGCGCCTGCGCACCGGACCTGGTCCTGATCCAGGAAGCCCCCCGCTTCTTCCGCTGGCGCAAGAAGCTGGCCCGTCTCGCGGCGGCCTCCGGCCAGATGATCCTGTCCGGTGGTGCCCCGGCGGCCGGCCCCGCACTGCTGTGCTCCCTGCGGGCCACCGTCGAACGCACCGAGGACGTCCTGCTCCCGCTCACCCCCGGCCAGTTCCGCCGGGGCTTCGCCACGGCCGTCGTCCGCTTCGGCGGCGCCCGCCTGGGCGTGCTGAGCTGCCACCTGTCGCTCGACGCGGACGAGCGTCACGAGCAGGGCGGCATGCTCCTGGACCGCCTGGCCGCCCTCGGCACCCCGCACGCCGTGGCGGGCGGCGACCTCAACGACCGCCCGGACGGCCGCACCTTCGAGCGCCTCGCGGCATCCCTCCAGGACGGCTGGGCGACCCGCCCCTGGGGCGCCGAGCACACCTGGATCCGCGACGCGCCCCACCGCCGTATCGACGCGGTCTTCGCGACGAAGGGAGTAGAGATCCTGGGATGCGGGGTGCCACTGGGCCATCCCGGCGTGACGGAGACGGACCTGAGGGCGGCCACGGACCACCTGCCCGTACTGGCCGCCCTCAGAGTGCCCGCGTCCTGA